One region of Nothobranchius furzeri strain GRZ-AD chromosome 16, NfurGRZ-RIMD1, whole genome shotgun sequence genomic DNA includes:
- the hhex gene encoding hematopoietically-expressed homeobox protein hhex, producing the protein MSVPLYAPTPVQPAHPTPFYIEDILGRTSTTAALTSPSPSSSSCSFPLIPTPTLPSPNSSFTSLMAPYRTPIYEPTPIHPALYGPCAFGSVYPLQQPRSVGEYAQALLRHDALGKPLLWTPFIQRPLHKRKGGQVRFSNDQTVELEKKFETQKYLSPPERKRLAKMLQLSERQVKTWFQNRRAKWRRLKQENPQGSKRNAEEDCTLRSSGRGDQSPEQVGLQNREQRQTGENPQAACQAYTDQDSDVSHDTDQKLDIEDEFTLNP; encoded by the exons ATGAGCGTCCCGCTGTACGCACCGACCCCTGTCCAGCCGGCTCACCCAACCCCCTTCTACATCGAAGATATCCTGGGGAGGACTTCTACCACCGCCGCCCTGACTTCTCCTTCACCTTCATCCTCCTCTTGCTCCTTTCCGCTCATCCCCACGCCTACTCTACCGTCACCGAACTCGTCCTTCACTAGCCTGATGGCTCCGTACCGGACGCCCATCTACGAGCCCACACCGATTCACCCGGCCCTGTATGGTCCGTGTGCGTTCGGCTCCGTGTACCCGCTGCAGCAGCCCCGCTCCGTGGGGGAGTACGCGCAGGCGCTGCTGAGGCACGACGCGTTGG GGAAACCTTTGCTGTGGACTCCTTTCATCCAGCGGCCTCTGCACAAGCGGAAAGGCGGCCAGGTCCGGTTCTCCAACGATCAGACCGTAGAGCTGGAGAAGAAGTTCGAGACGCAGAAATACCTGTCCCCCCCGGAGAGGAAACGCCTGGCTAAGATGCTGCAGCTTAGCGAGAGAcag gtaAAAACCTGGTTTCAGAACCGCCGGGCAAAGTGGAGGAGGCTGAAACAG GAGAACCCTCAGGGCAGTAAGAGGAATGCCGAGGAGGACTGCACTCTGAGGAGCAGTGGTAGAGGCGACCAGAGCCCTGAACAGGTGGGGCTCCAGAACCGAGAGCAGAGGCAGACGGGTGAGAACCCTCAGGCTGCGTGTCAGGCTTACACGGATCAGGACTCTGATGTATCGCATGATACGGACCAGAAACTGGACATAGAAGATGAGTTCACACTAAACCCATAG